TGATGATCCGTTCATGCGCAAGGGATTGAGTTTGCTGGTGGATGGATTGGACTCTGCTTCCATTGAAGAAATTATGACTATTGATGTGGATTATACCCGTGAGCGACACCAACTGGGGGCTGATGTTTTAACCAGTATGGGAAATCTGGCTCCAGCCATGGGACTTATTGGTACCTTGATTGGTCTGGTGCAGATGTTGCAGTCCATGGATGATCCGAGCAAAATCGGACCGGCAATGGCCATAGCTCTGCTGACGACTTTCTATGGTGCTATTCTGGCCAATTTCATCTTTTTACCCCTGGCAGGTAAACTAAGGCGGAAAAGTCAGCAGGAATTTTTTGCCAAAGGACTGATTCTTGAAGGAATACTGTCCATTGCCCGCGGAGAGAATCCAAGGATCATGCAGCATAAGTTGGAGGCTTTTCTTCCCCAGCGCCTGAGACGGGAGGAATAGATGGTTTCAGGGATGAAAAATCGTAAATTGAAATACCGGGGCATGTTGCAACAGGGTGAAGATAATAACTTTGTCGTGCTGCTGGCGGCTTTGAGCATGATTCTCCTGGCTTTTTTTATCCTGCTGTATTCTTTTGCGGTTGTTGATAATCAGCGACGTCTCGTAGCCCTTGATTCCCTGCTGGGCAGTTTTGGCATGATGCCGGGCGGATTTAACGTTTCTAAAGACCAGCGAAGCCGTCTTTTGCAGCCGCCGTCACTGCTGCAGGATAACGCTGAAAGCATGGATGAAGCCTTGCATGACTTTCTGATGCGGCGGGGGATAGTTGATGATGTTAAGGTCAGGCAGCTGAAAGATGGTGTGGCCGTTGATCTGCAGAATAAACTCCTTTTTTCTTCTGGCTCCTTTCAGATATCGGCGGCCGGGAAACAGGTATTGCTGCGTATAGCTGATATCCTGCGGCCGCTTGAAAATGTGCAATTGACGGTTAAGGGTTATAGTGATGCTGTCCCCATAAAACCCGGGAATCCGATACCTTCAAATTTATCTCTGGCGGCCCTCAGGGCAACTTCGGTTTTTCGCCATCTGGTACAGCATGGAGGGGTCAATTCTGCAGCCATAAAGGTTGCCGGTTATGCTCGAACTGCCCAAGTGACTGGTGATACCTCCGGGTCTGCCTCCGGTCGGCGGGTGGAGATTGAGATCCGGGGTGGAATAATTCCTTCCAGCCAGGAGAT
The sequence above is drawn from the Pseudomonadota bacterium genome and encodes:
- a CDS encoding OmpA family protein, with the protein product MVSGMKNRKLKYRGMLQQGEDNNFVVLLAALSMILLAFFILLYSFAVVDNQRRLVALDSLLGSFGMMPGGFNVSKDQRSRLLQPPSLLQDNAESMDEALHDFLMRRGIVDDVKVRQLKDGVAVDLQNKLLFSSGSFQISAAGKQVLLRIADILRPLENVQLTVKGYSDAVPIKPGNPIPSNLSLAALRATSVFRHLVQHGGVNSAAIKVAGYARTAQVTGDTSGSASGRRVEIEIRGGIIPSSQEMESERYYRFRDFNVPLSGK
- a CDS encoding MotA/TolQ/ExbB proton channel family protein, which codes for MDFSTILGIVSAFSLVFLAIATGSGFSVFWNYPSSLIVLGGTLGGTFINYPLLEVVGIFRVVKNAFFEKTFSVWDTIDELVDFSRKSRKSGILALEEGSMNADDPFMRKGLSLLVDGLDSASIEEIMTIDVDYTRERHQLGADVLTSMGNLAPAMGLIGTLIGLVQMLQSMDDPSKIGPAMAIALLTTFYGAILANFIFLPLAGKLRRKSQQEFFAKGLILEGILSIARGENPRIMQHKLEAFLPQRLRREE